From Topomyia yanbarensis strain Yona2022 chromosome 1, ASM3024719v1, whole genome shotgun sequence, one genomic window encodes:
- the LOC131684256 gene encoding carboxypeptidase D isoform X1: MLSFKSIVLAAAVLYAGITYAIQVPTVDQLSIASNDRQDFASPYHQAPAGIGGRDEPRAYRPDTSSLDFVYHNHEDMTRYLRATTARYPNLTALYSIGKSVQGRDLWVMVVSASPYEHMLGKPDVKYIGNIHGNEAVGRELLLHLIQYLITSYTSDPYIKWLLDNTRIHILPSLNPDGYAASKEGTCDGGQGRYNSRGFDLNRNFPDYFKQNNKRSQPETEAVKEWISKIQFILSGSLHGGALVASYPYDNTPNAKICRSSSTCAVFNSYVQQPSLTPDDDVFKHLSLTYSNNHAKMSRGVACKSASPSFENGITNGAAWYPLTGGMQDFNYVWHGCMEITLEVSCCKFPPAYELRKYWDDNQLSLIKFLAEAHRGVQGFVVDPNGSPIERAQLKIKSRDVGFVTTKYGEFWRILMPGVYKLEVFADGFVPRDVDFMVVEQHPTLLNVTMQPSKSISAEPTLPERGADASPPPFEKIPVFASLARPGSISSVTTSTTTAATVTTKPPTAAIITAAATTTEAAISTTAGRTFGNGSIELELPHRNSESSDRLVFT, from the exons ATGTTGTCGTTCAAATCGATCGTGCTGGCAGCGGCCGTGCTGTATGCTGGGATCACTTATGCCATTCAGGTTCCAACCGTCGATCAGTTGAGCATTGCCAGCAACGATCGGCAGGATTTTGCCTCGCCCTATCATCAAGCACCGGCTGGAATCGGTGGCAGAGATGAACCGCGAGCTTACCGACCGGATACGTCGTCTCTGGATTTCGTGTACCATAACCATGAGGACATGACCAGATATCTGCGAGCGACGACCGCTCGATACCCTAACCTAACTGCCTTATACTCCATTGGCAAGTCCGTTCAAGGTCGCGACCTATGGGTGATGGTCGTTTCGGCTTCCCCGTACGAACACATGCTCGGCAAGCCGGATGTTAAGTACATCGGAAACATCCACGGTAACGAAGCCGTCGGTCGCGAATTGCTGCTTCATCTGATACAGTACCTGATTACCAGCTATACTAGCGATCCTTACATTAAGTGGTTGCTGGATAACACTAGGATTCATATCTTGCCTTCGCTGAACCCGGATGGGTATGCCGCGTCCAAGGAGGGTACCTGCGATGGAGGCCAGGGACGCTACAACTCGCGAGGGTTCGATTTGAACCGGAACTTCCCGGATTACTTCAAGCAGAATAACAAGCGATCTCAGCCGGAAACGGAAGCGGTTAAGGAGTGGATCTCGAAGATTCAGTTTATTCTTAGCGGATCACTGCACGGTGGCGCACTGGTTGCCAGTTACCCGTACGATAACACACCTAATGCTA AGATTTGTCGATCTTCGTCGACGTGTGCCG TATTCAACAGCTACGTTCAGCAGCCGTCGCTGACACCGGACGACGACGTGTTCAAACATCTGTCGCTGACGTACTCCAACAATCACGCCAAGATGTCCCGTGGAGTTGCCTGCAAATCGGCGTCACCTTCGTTCGAGAACGGAATCACTAACGGGGCTGCTTGGTATCCGTTGACCGGAGGAATGCAGGACTTTAACTACGTGTGGCACGGATGTATGGAGATTACGCTGGAGGTGTCCTGCTGCAAGTTCCCTCCGGCTTACGAGCTTCGCAAGTACTGGGACGATAATCAGCTGTCGCTGATCAAGTTTCTAGCTGAAGCTCATCGGGGCGTTCAAGGTTTCGTCGTTGATCCGAATGGGAGTCCGATCGAGCGGGCTCAGCTGAAAATCAAGAGTAGAGACGTCGGCTTTGTCACTACCAAGTACGGCGAATTCTGGAGAATTCTGATGCCCGGCGTGTACAAACTGGAGGTGTTCGCCGACGGGTTCGTTCCCAGAGATGTTGATTTTATGGTTGTTGAACAACATCCGACGCTGCTGAACGTAACCATGCAACCATCGAAG TCAATATCAGCTGAGCCCACTCTTCCCGAGCGTGGTGCCGATGCCTCACCGCCACCATTCGAAAAGATACCCGTGTTCGCTTCACTAGCTCGGCCCGGTTCGATCAGTAGTGTCACAACTAGTACCACAACTGCAGCCACGGTAACGACGAAACCACCAACGGCGGCCATCATCACTGCTGCTGCAACGACAACGGAAGCCGCGATCAGTACGACCGCCGGCAGAACGTTCGGGAATGGTTCGATCGAGCTGGAACTGCCACACCGAAACTCGGAGAGTAGCGATCGACTGGTCTTCACATAA
- the LOC131684256 gene encoding carboxypeptidase D isoform X3, which yields MLSFKSIVLAAAVLYAGITYAIQVPTVDQLSIASNDRQDFASPYHQAPAGIGGRDEPRAYRPDTSSLDFVYHNHEDMTRYLRATTARYPNLTALYSIGKSVQGRDLWVMVVSASPYEHMLGKPDVKYIGNIHGNEAVGRELLLHLIQYLITSYTSDPYIKWLLDNTRIHILPSLNPDGYAASKEGTCDGGQGRYNSRGFDLNRNFPDYFKQNNKRSQPETEAVKEWISKIQFILSGSLHGGALVASYPYDNTPNAKICRSSSTCAVFNSYVQQPSLTPDDDVFKHLSLTYSNNHAKMSRGVACKSASPSFENGITNGAAWYPLTGGMQDFNYVWHGCMEITLEVSCCKFPPAYELRKYWDDNQLSLIKFLAEAHRGVQGFVVDPNGSPIERAQLKIKSRDVGFVTTKYGEFWRILMPGVYKLEVFADGFVPRDVDFMVVEQHPTLLNVTMQPSKRNDGAYYRPVQSSPSQYRPQLAVPAAQTAGAGSPADEGILSTLSNGFNSLVNNIFG from the exons ATGTTGTCGTTCAAATCGATCGTGCTGGCAGCGGCCGTGCTGTATGCTGGGATCACTTATGCCATTCAGGTTCCAACCGTCGATCAGTTGAGCATTGCCAGCAACGATCGGCAGGATTTTGCCTCGCCCTATCATCAAGCACCGGCTGGAATCGGTGGCAGAGATGAACCGCGAGCTTACCGACCGGATACGTCGTCTCTGGATTTCGTGTACCATAACCATGAGGACATGACCAGATATCTGCGAGCGACGACCGCTCGATACCCTAACCTAACTGCCTTATACTCCATTGGCAAGTCCGTTCAAGGTCGCGACCTATGGGTGATGGTCGTTTCGGCTTCCCCGTACGAACACATGCTCGGCAAGCCGGATGTTAAGTACATCGGAAACATCCACGGTAACGAAGCCGTCGGTCGCGAATTGCTGCTTCATCTGATACAGTACCTGATTACCAGCTATACTAGCGATCCTTACATTAAGTGGTTGCTGGATAACACTAGGATTCATATCTTGCCTTCGCTGAACCCGGATGGGTATGCCGCGTCCAAGGAGGGTACCTGCGATGGAGGCCAGGGACGCTACAACTCGCGAGGGTTCGATTTGAACCGGAACTTCCCGGATTACTTCAAGCAGAATAACAAGCGATCTCAGCCGGAAACGGAAGCGGTTAAGGAGTGGATCTCGAAGATTCAGTTTATTCTTAGCGGATCACTGCACGGTGGCGCACTGGTTGCCAGTTACCCGTACGATAACACACCTAATGCTA AGATTTGTCGATCTTCGTCGACGTGTGCCG TATTCAACAGCTACGTTCAGCAGCCGTCGCTGACACCGGACGACGACGTGTTCAAACATCTGTCGCTGACGTACTCCAACAATCACGCCAAGATGTCCCGTGGAGTTGCCTGCAAATCGGCGTCACCTTCGTTCGAGAACGGAATCACTAACGGGGCTGCTTGGTATCCGTTGACCGGAGGAATGCAGGACTTTAACTACGTGTGGCACGGATGTATGGAGATTACGCTGGAGGTGTCCTGCTGCAAGTTCCCTCCGGCTTACGAGCTTCGCAAGTACTGGGACGATAATCAGCTGTCGCTGATCAAGTTTCTAGCTGAAGCTCATCGGGGCGTTCAAGGTTTCGTCGTTGATCCGAATGGGAGTCCGATCGAGCGGGCTCAGCTGAAAATCAAGAGTAGAGACGTCGGCTTTGTCACTACCAAGTACGGCGAATTCTGGAGAATTCTGATGCCCGGCGTGTACAAACTGGAGGTGTTCGCCGACGGGTTCGTTCCCAGAGATGTTGATTTTATGGTTGTTGAACAACATCCGACGCTGCTGAACGTAACCATGCAACCATCGAAG CGCAACGACGGCGCCTACTATCGTCCCGTCCAATCATCCCCATCGCAGTACCGTCCGCAGCTAGCCGTCCCGGCTGCCCAAACTGCGGGTGCTGGATCTCCAGCCGACGAGGGTATCCTTTCGACACTGAGCAACGGTTTCAACAGTTTGGTGAACAACATTTTCGGTTAA
- the LOC131684256 gene encoding carboxypeptidase D isoform X2 gives MLSFKSIVLAAAVLYAGITYAIQVPTVDQLSIASNDRQDFASPYHQAPAGIGGRDEPRAYRPDTSSLDFVYHNHEDMTRYLRATTARYPNLTALYSIGKSVQGRDLWVMVVSASPYEHMLGKPDVKYIGNIHGNEAVGRELLLHLIQYLITSYTSDPYIKWLLDNTRIHILPSLNPDGYAASKEGTCDGGQGRYNSRGFDLNRNFPDYFKQNNKRSQPETEAVKEWISKIQFILSGSLHGGALVASYPYDNTPNAIFNSYVQQPSLTPDDDVFKHLSLTYSNNHAKMSRGVACKSASPSFENGITNGAAWYPLTGGMQDFNYVWHGCMEITLEVSCCKFPPAYELRKYWDDNQLSLIKFLAEAHRGVQGFVVDPNGSPIERAQLKIKSRDVGFVTTKYGEFWRILMPGVYKLEVFADGFVPRDVDFMVVEQHPTLLNVTMQPSKSISAEPTLPERGADASPPPFEKIPVFASLARPGSISSVTTSTTTAATVTTKPPTAAIITAAATTTEAAISTTAGRTFGNGSIELELPHRNSESSDRLVFT, from the exons ATGTTGTCGTTCAAATCGATCGTGCTGGCAGCGGCCGTGCTGTATGCTGGGATCACTTATGCCATTCAGGTTCCAACCGTCGATCAGTTGAGCATTGCCAGCAACGATCGGCAGGATTTTGCCTCGCCCTATCATCAAGCACCGGCTGGAATCGGTGGCAGAGATGAACCGCGAGCTTACCGACCGGATACGTCGTCTCTGGATTTCGTGTACCATAACCATGAGGACATGACCAGATATCTGCGAGCGACGACCGCTCGATACCCTAACCTAACTGCCTTATACTCCATTGGCAAGTCCGTTCAAGGTCGCGACCTATGGGTGATGGTCGTTTCGGCTTCCCCGTACGAACACATGCTCGGCAAGCCGGATGTTAAGTACATCGGAAACATCCACGGTAACGAAGCCGTCGGTCGCGAATTGCTGCTTCATCTGATACAGTACCTGATTACCAGCTATACTAGCGATCCTTACATTAAGTGGTTGCTGGATAACACTAGGATTCATATCTTGCCTTCGCTGAACCCGGATGGGTATGCCGCGTCCAAGGAGGGTACCTGCGATGGAGGCCAGGGACGCTACAACTCGCGAGGGTTCGATTTGAACCGGAACTTCCCGGATTACTTCAAGCAGAATAACAAGCGATCTCAGCCGGAAACGGAAGCGGTTAAGGAGTGGATCTCGAAGATTCAGTTTATTCTTAGCGGATCACTGCACGGTGGCGCACTGGTTGCCAGTTACCCGTACGATAACACACCTAATGCTA TATTCAACAGCTACGTTCAGCAGCCGTCGCTGACACCGGACGACGACGTGTTCAAACATCTGTCGCTGACGTACTCCAACAATCACGCCAAGATGTCCCGTGGAGTTGCCTGCAAATCGGCGTCACCTTCGTTCGAGAACGGAATCACTAACGGGGCTGCTTGGTATCCGTTGACCGGAGGAATGCAGGACTTTAACTACGTGTGGCACGGATGTATGGAGATTACGCTGGAGGTGTCCTGCTGCAAGTTCCCTCCGGCTTACGAGCTTCGCAAGTACTGGGACGATAATCAGCTGTCGCTGATCAAGTTTCTAGCTGAAGCTCATCGGGGCGTTCAAGGTTTCGTCGTTGATCCGAATGGGAGTCCGATCGAGCGGGCTCAGCTGAAAATCAAGAGTAGAGACGTCGGCTTTGTCACTACCAAGTACGGCGAATTCTGGAGAATTCTGATGCCCGGCGTGTACAAACTGGAGGTGTTCGCCGACGGGTTCGTTCCCAGAGATGTTGATTTTATGGTTGTTGAACAACATCCGACGCTGCTGAACGTAACCATGCAACCATCGAAG TCAATATCAGCTGAGCCCACTCTTCCCGAGCGTGGTGCCGATGCCTCACCGCCACCATTCGAAAAGATACCCGTGTTCGCTTCACTAGCTCGGCCCGGTTCGATCAGTAGTGTCACAACTAGTACCACAACTGCAGCCACGGTAACGACGAAACCACCAACGGCGGCCATCATCACTGCTGCTGCAACGACAACGGAAGCCGCGATCAGTACGACCGCCGGCAGAACGTTCGGGAATGGTTCGATCGAGCTGGAACTGCCACACCGAAACTCGGAGAGTAGCGATCGACTGGTCTTCACATAA
- the LOC131684256 gene encoding carboxypeptidase D isoform X4: protein MLSFKSIVLAAAVLYAGITYAIQVPTVDQLSIASNDRQDFASPYHQAPAGIGGRDEPRAYRPDTSSLDFVYHNHEDMTRYLRATTARYPNLTALYSIGKSVQGRDLWVMVVSASPYEHMLGKPDVKYIGNIHGNEAVGRELLLHLIQYLITSYTSDPYIKWLLDNTRIHILPSLNPDGYAASKEGTCDGGQGRYNSRGFDLNRNFPDYFKQNNKRSQPETEAVKEWISKIQFILSGSLHGGALVASYPYDNTPNAKICRSSSTCAVFNSYVQQPSLTPDDDVFKHLSLTYSNNHAKMSRGVACKSASPSFENGITNGAAWYPLTGGMQDFNYVWHGCMEITLEVSCCKFPPAYELRKYWDDNQLSLIKFLAEAHRGVQGFVVDPNGSPIERAQLKIKSRDVGFVTTKYGEFWRILMPGVYKLEVFADGFVPRDVDFMVVEQHPTLLNVTMQPSKPYLFVNHLKPYNNHH, encoded by the exons ATGTTGTCGTTCAAATCGATCGTGCTGGCAGCGGCCGTGCTGTATGCTGGGATCACTTATGCCATTCAGGTTCCAACCGTCGATCAGTTGAGCATTGCCAGCAACGATCGGCAGGATTTTGCCTCGCCCTATCATCAAGCACCGGCTGGAATCGGTGGCAGAGATGAACCGCGAGCTTACCGACCGGATACGTCGTCTCTGGATTTCGTGTACCATAACCATGAGGACATGACCAGATATCTGCGAGCGACGACCGCTCGATACCCTAACCTAACTGCCTTATACTCCATTGGCAAGTCCGTTCAAGGTCGCGACCTATGGGTGATGGTCGTTTCGGCTTCCCCGTACGAACACATGCTCGGCAAGCCGGATGTTAAGTACATCGGAAACATCCACGGTAACGAAGCCGTCGGTCGCGAATTGCTGCTTCATCTGATACAGTACCTGATTACCAGCTATACTAGCGATCCTTACATTAAGTGGTTGCTGGATAACACTAGGATTCATATCTTGCCTTCGCTGAACCCGGATGGGTATGCCGCGTCCAAGGAGGGTACCTGCGATGGAGGCCAGGGACGCTACAACTCGCGAGGGTTCGATTTGAACCGGAACTTCCCGGATTACTTCAAGCAGAATAACAAGCGATCTCAGCCGGAAACGGAAGCGGTTAAGGAGTGGATCTCGAAGATTCAGTTTATTCTTAGCGGATCACTGCACGGTGGCGCACTGGTTGCCAGTTACCCGTACGATAACACACCTAATGCTA AGATTTGTCGATCTTCGTCGACGTGTGCCG TATTCAACAGCTACGTTCAGCAGCCGTCGCTGACACCGGACGACGACGTGTTCAAACATCTGTCGCTGACGTACTCCAACAATCACGCCAAGATGTCCCGTGGAGTTGCCTGCAAATCGGCGTCACCTTCGTTCGAGAACGGAATCACTAACGGGGCTGCTTGGTATCCGTTGACCGGAGGAATGCAGGACTTTAACTACGTGTGGCACGGATGTATGGAGATTACGCTGGAGGTGTCCTGCTGCAAGTTCCCTCCGGCTTACGAGCTTCGCAAGTACTGGGACGATAATCAGCTGTCGCTGATCAAGTTTCTAGCTGAAGCTCATCGGGGCGTTCAAGGTTTCGTCGTTGATCCGAATGGGAGTCCGATCGAGCGGGCTCAGCTGAAAATCAAGAGTAGAGACGTCGGCTTTGTCACTACCAAGTACGGCGAATTCTGGAGAATTCTGATGCCCGGCGTGTACAAACTGGAGGTGTTCGCCGACGGGTTCGTTCCCAGAGATGTTGATTTTATGGTTGTTGAACAACATCCGACGCTGCTGAACGTAACCATGCAACCATCGAAG CCGTACTTATTTGTAAATCACTTAAAACCCTATAACAATCACCATTAA